The genomic window tatagctattaaaaaCTAAGTATGAAGCTAGAATTATTAAAATTCTTAATTAAGGttaaaatactataaatttaactttttataaattaaaataatatttctaAAGAGATTGGGACTATTTATTCTAACCACCAAGGTAAAGCCATACCTGGCAAGATGAAGTATTCCATCGGGGTAAGCCTCGGGGGAGCTTTGGCACCGGCCGTAATGAACATCACGCATATGGGAGATGTGAAACACCGCGTGAATAAGCCGAATGCTCCTCTTGTGTGGCCTACATCCAAGAGCGAGGATGGGCCCAGTTTATTCAGTCCAGAGGAGGTCAAGAAACTTGTAAAGGACACGCCAAAGGAAACATAATTCAAAGGAGACAGAGGCCGAAGATTCAACTACTATTCAATACCTGCTTGATGGAGAATGTGGGCCACGTGAATTGTAGTGATTGTCTCGATACTGAGGCTGATTGCGTGGAgactttttttcttatttttcttattttttattttttttaaaaaaaaaaaataaaaataaaaaagcaCGTCGAGACTTGAATCCTTGTTTTTACAGTTTTCCTTCGATACGCCCGGCGTTGAGCCAGCCACAAGCGGAGAAATCTTGAGGTGGAATGATGAAGAGATGATCAAGAAAGATGCAATCGAAAAGTGTTGTTGGTTGAAGATGTTTCAAGAAGTATTACTAGGAGGCTTAGCATATAACTAAATTTAACATTTTTCCATTTTATGGTCCAATTAACTCATATCATAGCAGAATGGAGGGTCGCGTAGAGCCAACTCGGCCTGGTTAATGGGCCTGAATCATGCGGCCATGCCAAGGCCTACCGACTTCAGAAACATGTCATTGATCTTGGGCCTCTTGAGCGGTCTCCCGAAGAATGCCTCGCCAAAAATAGCATCTTTCTAGGAAGTTATCATCTttcggtcttctggctcagttatcccatcaagggccaggcttGTTATCATCTTTCAAACAGTCAATCAAGCACCGTTGTGTTACATCTGCCCCCTCCAGGCCTTGTCTATCACTTCCTCATACTATTAGTATTTTCTCTGAATCACCGCATTTCTGATGAGCAACAAGGCGATATCCAAATTAGCCGCTGACGCTCAGATTGAGCACGTCCGGAGACAGTACGGTGCCGGACGACGGCGGGATGCACAGCCAAGCCGGATAGAATTAAGCCTCATTGCGGCTCTTGACGTGTACGAGTTCCTCTCAGGAGCCAAAATCCAAGTATTAACACAAGAGTTAGTGTCTCGGATCAGCTCTACCAGAACCCTTCACACTTCCTTCTCGAACTCATTCAAAATGCCGACGATACTACTTTTTCGCCCGGGGTGACACCAAGCCTCAGTCTGACGTTGTTCTCGGAATCTGATATCGGATATCTGCGAACGGATTGCAACGAAGCTGGCTTCACATTTGCAGACATCGACGCTATAACCCAAGTTGGGCAGAGCACCAAGAAGGGCGCAACGAACGGACAGAGGGGATACATAGGTGAGAAGGGAATCGGCTTCAAGTCGGtcttcaaggccgccgaCATTGTCCATGTTGCTAGCGGTCACTACGAGTTCAAGTTCGACCGGAATGAACATCTCGGTATGATTCTCCCCATTCGCTCTGCCTTTCCGAGCACACAGCGACTTGTGGATCATACCCAGTTCCTTCTCCAGCTGAGAGATAAGGAAGACTgcgccaagatcgaggcTGACCTGCACAATATTGAGCCTCAGCTTCTCATTTTTCTCAAAAACCTCCGTGGGTTAAATATTCAGATTGGCGACACCAGAAACTCCTATCACCTTGAAGGTGATACTTCTGCCGCGCTGGGAGAGATTGTTACTATTCATTCCAACCAGGAAGGTGAAGTCACACCTGGCAAGATGGAGTATTCCATCGCACGATACAGGACCAGCGAAATACCTAAGGATGTCCGGAGAGAGGGAATCACGACGTCCGAGGTTGTTCTGGCCTTTCCTATTGAACACTCAAAGCCCAAGATCAGCCCGCAAAAAGCATTTGCTTTTCTCCCGATCGATGACTTTGGCTTCAAGGTACGTAGCAGTGGTCGAGACGGAAAGCTAGAGCGCGGGTTGCTGACTTTATTGATCGTAGTTCCTTATCCATGCCGATTTTCTCCTTGTCGCAAGTCGGGAAGGCCTCGATTATGGTCGCAAGTGGAACACAGCTCTGTGGGATGCCGTTCGAAAAGCCTTCTTGAAGGCTGTGAAACGGTTTGCCGCCGTTCCAGCGAGCTACTCAGAAGGGGGACTGCGATATTCGTGGCCCAAGTATATCAAACATCATCGACACGCGCATCCCTTCTGGAACGAGCTACACGAAGCTATTCTGCGCGACCTTAAAGGGGAGAAAATTCTCGAATCACGAGACCCTGTCGCTGGTCCCTACAACCCCCCAGAGCTCAAGTTCATGCCCCGCAAGTTCAGGTTTGAAGGGGAGGCCCTCTTTGACTCCCCTTCTCTAGGCAAGAAGCATCTATCATTCAACTACGATGGTGTttttgaggagcttggccttcttggggtccAAAGAATTGGTACATTCGAGTTGTGCGAAGAGTTCTCAACGTGGGTTGCAGAGGTCGGCTCTGCCGGACTTGACGCCAAACCTGCAGGGTGGCATCAGCACGTTGCCCGTCTCTTCTGTGACAAGACAGAGCTGAGAGACCATCTGATGAGCCTTCCAATTATCCCTCTTCGAGATGGTTCATGGGTCAGCGCCAAGACTGAACACCTGTACGTGGCCTCCGAGACTGAGGACGAATATGTTCCTAGTGGTATCAGCATATCGATCATCGACCAGACCGCGTGTCAGGACTCGGTGAGAAGAAGCTTCTTCCAGTTCTTGGGCATCCTAGCCTACACTCCGTCGCAGGTCTATAATCTCATCATGGAACTCCATGCCGGCAATGGTTCCGACCTGTCAGATCGCCAACCGGAGGACCTGGTAAGTGACGCTGGTTACCTGTTTAAACATCGGCATCTACGCCCAGGACAGGGTGCTCCCGAGATATTCTTCTACGCCCGTAACTATGAGGCTTCCACCCGTCGCAAGCATCAGCTCTACATTGACGACCGCGCGGCTAAGCCCCGTCTCGTCAACAAGTACAAACACACGCCAAGGCATCCATTTTACATCCTGGATGAACGATACGTGAGCACAATCTGCGGTGAGAATAgtgccgtcaaggaggagttcAAGAGCTGGCTCTTGAGATCTGAAAACATCTCGGCAATCCCAGTCCTCATCAGCAACAACTATCCGAGCCCTGAATGGGTGTTTCTCAGAGATACGAATGTGACAGATCTGCTGCTAGTCATTGAACAACTCTGGAAAAGCAATTCCATCAATACTCGACTATTCCCAGTCGTCCCAGAACTCCAGGTAGACTGTCGTGATGGTACTCGTCGACGACTTGGCGAGTTAGCCATACCGACTCCAGATCTTCTACGGGCGTGTCCACATCTTCCCTTCGCTGCCCTACCGACCCCCGAGCGGTGGGCATTTCTCGATCAGTTTGGGATCCTCACGGCACCCAACACCACTGCCAGGTTAAAGGAGCTTCAGGCACTCGCCCGTCTCCCTATCGAATCGGTTGACAGGGACCTCGTCCATGAAACCTACCACGGGCTCTCTTTAAGCATAGatggagaagctgcagaGATTTTGTAAGACTTTCGTCCATCCCCTGTATTTTCGTATAGACAATAACATTTATCCCCAGAGAAGTATTCAACTCGAAACCTCTAGTGTTTGTGGCCAGACCTCATCCAGAATGGGTCACACACGCTTCTTGTGTGTGGAGTGCACCTTCATCCCTCAAACAGGTAACCAAGCTCTCGAACCGCTACGGTGACTGTAGGAAGTTATTCTGCAACATCCTTGGTGTTGGACCTGCCAGCATCGAAAATGTGGCAGATGAGCTCTGTCTATTGCAGGAGGAAACCTCAGACGGCATGGTCGAACGCTGCGAGGAActgttgacgatgctgagCGAACGTCTGACAGCAGGATCTGAATTGCCAGTTACACATTACTTGCGCATCCTGCATGCCAAAGTCTTTCCCGTTGTGCGAACCCAGCATCCTGATACAAAGTCCGAGATGCTCCTGAGATCCCTACACGATGCGGATTGGTATATCCCTGACAGGTTGACATTGGAGGCAGCCTTCCGAGGCAagatcaacatcctcaacttTCCCGTTAGAGTGGTAAACCTTCTTgactccttcttctcaaggaTGAACTCCCGGAACAAGTACCTTTCATCTGCCATCGAAGAGACCGTTGAGCCACGAGGGACGTCAATCCACGACATGTCAACCGAACGAGACCTCAAGATTCGGGTGCAATACTTTTCTCTGTGAGAAACTCTCATTCTCAGTCCATGCCCACTCGGCTAACATATACAGTCTCAATCCACCACCCGATCCCGGTTCGAGTCAGGACACCAGGCCCCTGCGAGTATGGTCTGTACCATCTGTCGTCATCACCAGAAGTCTCGGTTCCATCACAGTCGAAGAAGACAACGAGTTCGTCACAATTCAAGAAACGACTAATTACACAGAAATCTACCTTCGTGCCGTCACTCCTCCATCCAAACAGGCTGAGGTCAACTACAAACTTGCCGAGTTCTTTTCCAAACAGCACGATGTCAAGCCCCAAGACATCAATCTCTTCAACTTGTTGTTAACTGCTCCACTTGACGAGTTAAACACCATCATGGCTAAACACAATCGTTATCCGCCTGACGCGAGAAGCACCAACAGCCTGAGCCTCTCCACTGGAACAGACCCCGACATAATGGTTCTAGATGAACCCAGTGGACAGTTCATCGCCCTCGGCCAGCCGGCTCAAGTTTCTGAACAGAATCTTTCGACCTTTTCGGAACAGATTCAGGCCCAATACTCCTTGCGCCAGTTGATCCCTTCGTTCCAGTCACGGTCTCAGAGCGTCGCCAGAAGCGCAAGGAACTATCGGATATCGAAACGTCCCATAACACGAGGCTTTATTGAAGCGCGGAGCAGAAACGAAAGGCCTGAACAATCCTCACGAGGCTTTCAGGCTCAGGGAAGCATCCCTACAACGGAAGGCTTACCAGGCTCCTCGCGGGAGGCTGGTGAAAATCATGATTCTGTTCCTGAATTGACCTCC from Fusarium keratoplasticum isolate Fu6.1 chromosome 10, whole genome shotgun sequence includes these protein-coding regions:
- a CDS encoding DUF3883 domain-containing protein; translation: MSNKAISKLAADAQIEHVRRQYGAGRRRDAQPSRIELSLIAALDVVSDQLYQNPSHFLLELIQNADDTTFSPGVTPSLSLTLFSESDIGYLRTDCNEAGFTFADIDAITQVGQSTKKGATNGQRGYIGEKGIGFKSVFKAADIVHVASGHYEFKFDRNEHLGMILPIRSAFPSTQRLVDHTQFLLQLRDKEDCAKIEADLHNIEPQLLIFLKNLRGLNIQIGDTRNSYHLEGDTSAALGEIVTIHSNQEGEVTPGKMEYSIARYRTSEIPKDVRREGITTSEVVLAFPIEHSKPKISPQKAFAFLPIDDFGFKFLIHADFLLVASREGLDYGRKWNTALWDAVRKAFLKAVKRFAAVPASYSEGGLRYSWPKYIKHHRHAHPFWNELHEAILRDLKGEKILESRDPVAGPYNPPELKFMPRKFRFEGEALFDSPSLGKKHLSFNYDGVFEELGLLGVQRIGTFELCEEFSTWVAEVGSAGLDAKPAGWHQHVARLFCDKTELRDHLMSLPIIPLRDGSWVSAKTEHLYVASETEDEYVPSGISISIIDQTACQDSVRRSFFQFLGILAYTPSQVYNLIMELHAGNGSDLSDRQPEDLGAPEIFFYARNYEASTRRKHQLYIDDRAAKPRLVNKYKHTPRHPFYILDERYVSTICGENSAVKEEFKSWLLRSENISAIPVLISNNYPSPEWVFLRDTNVTDLLLVIEQLWKSNSINTRLFPVVPELQVDCRDGTRRRLGELAIPTPDLLRACPHLPFAALPTPERWAFLDQFGILTAPNTTARLKELQALARLPIESVDRDLVHETYHGLSLSIDGEAAEILEVFNSKPLVFVARPHPEWVTHASCVWSAPSSLKQVTKLSNRYGDCRKLFCNILGVGPASIENVADELCLLQEETSDGMVERCEELLTMLSERLTAGSELPVTHYLRILHAKVFPVVRTQHPDTKSEMLLRSLHDADWYIPDRLTLEAAFRGKINILNFPVRVVNLLDSFFSRMNSRNKYLSSAIEETVEPRGTSIHDMSTERDLKIRVQYFSLLNPPPDPGSSQDTRPLRVWSVPSVVITRSLGSITVEEDNEFVTIQETTNYTEIYLRAVTPPSKQAEVNYKLAEFFSKQHDVKPQDINLFNLLLTAPLDELNTIMAKHNRYPPDARSTNSLSLSTGTDPDIMVLDEPSGQFIALGQPAQVSEQNLSTFSEQIQAQYSLRQLIPSFQSRSQSVARSARNYRISKRPITRGFIEARSRNERPEQSSRGFQAQGSIPTTEGLPGSSREAGENHDSVPELTSTSSAYQVRTREVGFLGEAFIYALFERNVSDWSFENWTSRLRVENGHPPFTERERDFTDFTYLDTHGHMKEFLLRAGLDLNPAYASNTTYHLEVKTTTGGVGEIFYVSQNQVNMMQRFDEDPNNAYIVLRVYDIEGEYPDLKAYPRPWSLYLNGFLTFTSPHGYQVCEGSRDSR